A single genomic interval of Arachis duranensis cultivar V14167 chromosome 7, aradu.V14167.gnm2.J7QH, whole genome shotgun sequence harbors:
- the LOC107458458 gene encoding UNC93-like protein 1, producing MVLNNVDEESSRKSKASSMVRYNSALGQIMMIGVVCFCCPGMFNALSGMGGGGQVDHTASNNSLTALYTAFAVFGVLGGGIYNILGPHLTLFAGCSTYVVYAGSFLYYNHHKHQAFAVVAGALLGVGAGLLWAAQGAIMTSYPPSNRKGTYISIFWSIFNMGGVIGGLIPFILNYHRSEAASVNDGTYIAFMCFMSLGTLLSLAILPASKVVRDDGTKCSSIMYSNVSTECFEILKLFLNWKMLLIVPAAWSSNFFYTYQFNNVNGALFNLRTRGLNNVFYWGAQMLGSVGIGHIMDFSFKSRRKRGIVGISLVALLGSAIWIGGLINQIKYSSNNNGLTEKLDFKDSGSRFAGPFVLYFCFGLLDAIFQSMVYWVIGALADDSKILSRYTGFYKGIQSAGAAVAWQVDTHKVSPMSQLIVNWVLTTVSYPLLLTVVILAVKDDNKDENNNAQKT from the exons ATGGTTCTCAACAATGTTGATGAAGAATCAAGCAGAAAATCAAAAGCGTCATCAATGGTAAGGTACAACTCAGCATTGGGTCAGATAATGATGATTGGGGTAGTATGCTTTTGTTGCCCTGGAATGTTCAATGCACTATCAGGGATGGGTGGTGGAGGCCAAGTTGACCACACTGCCTCCAACAACTCCCTCACGGCGCTCTACACAGCCTTTGCCGTCTTCGGCGTCCTCGGCGGTGGCATCTACAACATCCTTGGACCTCACCTTACGCTCTTCGCAGGTTGTTCCACCTATGTTGTTTACGCGGGTTCGTTCCTCTACTATAACCATCACAAGCACCAAGCGTTTGCGGTTGTTGCTGGTGCACTCCTTGGTGTTGGTGCTGGTCTTCTTTGGGCTGCACAAG GTGCTATAATGACATCTTACCCTCCATCAAACAGAAAAGGGACTTACATATCAATTTTCTGGAGCATATTCAACATGGGGGGTGTAATTGGTGGCTTGATTCCTTTTATATTGAACTACCATCGCAGTGAAGCTGCTTCTGTCAATGATGGAACCTACATAGCCTTCATGTGCTTCATGTCATTGGGGACACTCTTGTCTTTGGCTATTTTGCCTGCAAGTAAG GTTGTGCGCGACGATGGGACAAAGTGTAGCAGCATCATGTACTCAAATGTGTCCACCGAATGCTTTGAGATTCTCAAGTTGTTCCTCAATTGGAAGATGCTTCTAATTGTTCCTGCTGCATGGTCAAGCAATTTCTTCTACACCTACCAGTTCAACAATGTCAATGGGGCATTGTTCAATTTGAGGACTAGGGGTTTGAACAATGTGTTCTATTGGGGTGCACAAATGTTGGGGTCAGTTGGGATTGGACACATAATGGATTTCAGCTTCAAGAGCAGAAGGAAGAGGGGTATTGTGGGAATTTCATTGGTTGCTCTTCTTGGGTCTGCTATTTGGATTGGTGGACTCATCAATCAGATCAAGTACTCTTCAAATAATAATGGTTTGACCGAAAAGTTGGATTTTAAGGACTCAGGGTCAAGATTTGCTGGTccttttgtattgtatttttgttttggtttgcttgaTGCCATCTTCCAAAGTATGGTTTATTGGGTCATTGGAGCGCTTGCTGATGATTCTAAGATTCTTAGCAG ATACACAGGGTTCTACAAAGGAATACAAAGTGCAGGAGCTGCAGTTGCTTGGCAAGTTGACACACACAAGGTGTCTCCAATGTCTCAATTGATTGTGAACTGGGTTCTCACTACAGTAAGCTATCCATTACTTCTAACTGTAGTCATCTTAGCTGTGAAAGATGACAATAAGGATGAAAATAACAATGCTCAAAAAACATAA
- the LOC107458457 gene encoding uncharacterized protein LOC107458457 isoform X2, with the protein MDDRHNHDSASDYDNEEIISIAEEDISGGVNICFKSLIGRVFAARSFSVSTMKNAFKAIWNRSKGFQVEMKGHNQFQFFFDKETDVVRIERGSPWLFKNYILHVQRWKAAENSGEGVITTIPIWVQFWGLPEQFKTLEVGSKLGRSLGEIEDIGFFQVRGKETRIIKAK; encoded by the exons AT GGATGATCGTCACAATCATGATTCGGCTAGTGACTATGATAATGAGGAAATTATTTCAATTGCAGAGGAAGATATCTCTGGAGGAgttaatatttgttttaaaagTCTCATTGGTAGAGTTTTTGCTGCAAGATCCTTTTCGGTTAGCACTATGAAGAATGCATTTAAAGCAATATGGAATAGATCTAAGGGGTTTCAGGTGGAGATGAAGGGTCATaaccaatttcaatttttctttgataaGGAGACTGATGTGGTGAGAATTGAAAGAGGGTCACCATGGCTCTTCAAGAATTACATTCTCCACGTTCAAAGGTGGAAGGCTGCTGAAAATTCAGGGGAGGGAGTGATCACAACGATTCCTATTTGGGTTCAATTTTGGGGCTTGCCAGAACAGTTCAAAACCTTGGAGGTTGGATCTAAATTGGGAAGAAGCCTAGGTGAGATTGAAGATATTGGTTTCTTCCAAGTTAGAGGGAAGGAAACCAGAATTATTAAGGCTAAGTGA
- the LOC107458457 gene encoding uncharacterized protein LOC107458457 isoform X1, with product MDELRDDRHNHDSASDYDNEEIISIAEEDISGGVNICFKSLIGRVFAARSFSVSTMKNAFKAIWNRSKGFQVEMKGHNQFQFFFDKETDVVRIERGSPWLFKNYILHVQRWKAAENSGEGVITTIPIWVQFWGLPEQFKTLEVGSKLGRSLGEIEDIGFFQVRGKETRIIKAK from the coding sequence ATGGACGAACTCAGGGATGATCGTCACAATCATGATTCGGCTAGTGACTATGATAATGAGGAAATTATTTCAATTGCAGAGGAAGATATCTCTGGAGGAgttaatatttgttttaaaagTCTCATTGGTAGAGTTTTTGCTGCAAGATCCTTTTCGGTTAGCACTATGAAGAATGCATTTAAAGCAATATGGAATAGATCTAAGGGGTTTCAGGTGGAGATGAAGGGTCATaaccaatttcaatttttctttgataaGGAGACTGATGTGGTGAGAATTGAAAGAGGGTCACCATGGCTCTTCAAGAATTACATTCTCCACGTTCAAAGGTGGAAGGCTGCTGAAAATTCAGGGGAGGGAGTGATCACAACGATTCCTATTTGGGTTCAATTTTGGGGCTTGCCAGAACAGTTCAAAACCTTGGAGGTTGGATCTAAATTGGGAAGAAGCCTAGGTGAGATTGAAGATATTGGTTTCTTCCAAGTTAGAGGGAAGGAAACCAGAATTATTAAGGCTAAGTGA